A DNA window from Fragaria vesca subsp. vesca linkage group LG3, FraVesHawaii_1.0, whole genome shotgun sequence contains the following coding sequences:
- the LOC101298205 gene encoding secologanin synthase-like, which yields MEVTAASWVALSLVFVSIVVRLAWSVLDWVWLKPKKLERCLRKQGFKGNSYRILYGDTKENVIMLKKAKSKPMNLSTSHDIAPRVTPLLHQTVKTYGKNSLVWMGPIPQVNIMNPEDLKDVFTELSDFQKPHSNPLVKFLATGLVIHEGEKWAKHRRIINPTFHFEKLKRMLPAFYQSCDEMIKEWETVVSKESSSHEIDVWPSLQNVTADVISRTAFGSSYQEGRKIFELLKEQAVYAMKSIQSVYIPGWRFVPTKMNKRMKQIDKEIRNVLMGIISKREQAIEVGEAIKDDLLGALMESNLKEIRDHGKNNKDVGMSIEDVIEECKLFYFAGQETTSVLLVWTMVLLCQNQNWQHLAREEVLQVFGMNKPEFDGLTHLKVVTMILLEVLRLYPAVVVLSRTTHKKTQLGKFSLPAGVEVELPTLLIHHDKELWGDDAKEFRPERFSEGVSKATKGHLSFFPFGAGPRICIGQNFAMMEAKLALALILQHFTFELSPSYTHAPSNLVTLQPQFGAPIILHKR from the exons ATGGAAGTAACAGCGGCTAGTTGGGTGGCACTGAGCCTTGTCTTTGTAAGCATAGTAGTAAGGTTGGCATGGAGCGTGCTGGACTGGGTGTGGCTCAAGCCGAAGAAGCTAGAAAGATGTTTGAGGAAGCAAGGCTTTAAAGGCAATTCTTACAGAATCTTATATGGAGACACAAAGGAGAACGTTATCATGCTCAAAAAAGCAAAATCGAAACCCATGAACCTCTCAACCTCCCATGACATAGCACCTCGAGTCACTCCCCTTCTCCATCAAACTGTGAAAACTTACG GTAAGAACTCTTTAGTATGGATGGGCCCTATTCCGCAGGTGAACATTATGAATCCTGAAGATTTGAAAGACGTTTTCACAGAACTCAGCGATTTTCAAAAGCCACATTCAAACCCACTTGTGAAGTTTCTAGCAACTGGTCTTGTAATCCATGAAGGGGAGAAATGGGCTAAACACAGAAGGATTATCAACCCAACATTCCATTTTGAGAAGCTAAAG CGTATGTTGCCCGCATTTTACCAGAGTTGTGATGAGATGATTAAAGAATGGGAGACCGTGGTGTCGAAAGAGAGTTCGTCACATGAGATTGATGTCTGGCCTTCTCTTCAAAATGTAACAGCAGATGTGATTTCTCGAACAGCATTTGGGAGTAGCTACCAAGAAGGAAGAAAAATATTTGAACTTCTAAAAGAGCAAGCAGTGTATGCAATGAAAAGCATACAGAGTGTTTACATTCCAGGATGGAG ATTTGTACCAACTAAGATGAACAAGAGGATGAAACAAATTGACAAAGAAATAAGAAATGTACTCATGGGGATTATAAGTAAAAGAGAGCAGGCCATTGAGGTAGGTGAAGCCATCAAAGATGATTTATTAGGTGCACTGATGGAGTCGAACTTAAAAGAGATACGGGACCATGGGAAGAACAACAAAGATGTTGGGATGAGTATTGAAGATGTGATTGAGGAATGTAAGCTTTTCTACTTTGCTGGGCAAGAGACCACTTCAGTATTATTGGTCTGGACAATGGTATTACTTTGTCAAAATCAGAATTGGCAACATCTAGCAAGAGAAGAGGTTTTGCAGGTCTTTGGAATGAACAAGCCCGAGTTTGATGGTCTAACTCACCTAAAAGTT GTAACCATGATTTTACTTGAAGTTCTACGATTATACCCGGCAGTTGTTGTGCTTTCTCGAACCACTCATAAGAAAACACAACTCGGGAAATTCTCACTCCCAGCTGGAGTCGAAGTCGAGTTACCAACACTGCTCATTCACCATGACAAGGAACTGTGGGGTGATGATGCAAAAGAGTTCAGGCCAGAGAGGTTTTCGGAAGGAGTTTCCAAGGCAACAAAGGGCCATCTTTCGTTCTTTCCTTTCGGAGCAGGTCCCCGGATTTGCATTGGACAAAACTTTGCCATGATGGAAGCGAAATTGGCCTTGGCATTGATATTGCAACACTTCACATTTGAGCTTTCTCCATCGTATACCCATGCTCCTTCTAATCTTGTAACCCTTCAACCACAGTTTGGTGCTCCTATTATTTTACATAAACGTTAA
- the LOC101300234 gene encoding uncharacterized mitochondrial protein AtMg00810-like: MFSMKDLGRIHYFLGIEATYDGPSPYLTQKKYIVDLLTRTKMLDANPCATPAATGQKLSLHSGKKLSDPTEYRSVVGALQYLTLTRPDISYSVNQVCKFMHSPTTIHWIAVKPILRYLKFSLNHGLKYQPSSLFISAYFDADYAGDPDNRQSTGGYCVYLGPNLISWSYKTHRTVSRSCAEAEYRQLAFTAAEISWLRSMFCDLSLFLQCPRIWCDYLSAIAIASNPVFHARTKHVEVDYHYFREKVVNKELEVRFVSTTN, translated from the coding sequence ATGTTCTCAATGAAGGACCTGGGTCGCATACATTACTTTCTTGGCATTGAGGCTACCTACGATGGTCCATCTCCTTATCTTACTCAGAAAAAGTACATTGTTGATCTTCTGACTCGGACAAAAATGCTTGATGCCAATCCATGTGCTACACCAGCTGCTACTGGTCAAAAACTCAGTCTTCATTCCGGCAAGAAACTCTCTGATCCAACTGAGTATAGAAGTGTTGTTGGCGCCCTACAATATCTCACCCTTACACGCCCAGACATTTCTTATTCTGTCAACCAAGTTTGCAAGTTTATGCATTCTCCCACCACCATACATTGGATAGCTGTTAAACCCATTTTGCGCTATTTAAAGTTCTCTCTTAATCATGGCCTCAAGTACCAGCCTAGCTCTCTCTTCATAAGTGCATATTTCGATGCGGATTATGCAGGTGATCCTGACAATCGTCAATCCACAGGAGGCTACTGTGTGTATCTCGGGCCTAACTTGATTTCATGGAGCTACAAAACCCATCGTACTGTGTCTCGTTCCTGTGCTGAAGCAGAATACCGCCAACTTGCTTTTACTGCAGCTGAGATTTCGTGGTTAAGGTCCATGTTTTGTGATCTCAGCCTCTTCTTGCAATGTCCACGGATTTGGTGTGATTACCTATCAGCTATTGCCATTGCGTCAAATCCGGTTTTTCATGCTAGAACAAAGCATGTGGAGGTTGATTATCATTATTTCAGAGAGAAAGTAGTTAACAAAGAGCTGGAAGTTCGGTTTGTCTCTACTACTAATTAG